Proteins encoded together in one Vitis vinifera cultivar Pinot Noir 40024 chromosome 4, ASM3070453v1 window:
- the LOC100264499 gene encoding BTB/POZ domain-containing protein NPY1, which produces MKFMKLGSKPDAFQADGNSVRYVSSELATDVIIIVGGVKFYLHKFPLLSKSNRLQKLVVKASEENSDEIRLVDFPGGPKAFEICAKFCYGMTVTLNAYNVVAARCAAEYLEMTEDVDRGNLIFKIEVFLNSSVFRSWKDSIIVLQTTKSLLPWSEDLKVIGRCIDSIASKTSVDPANISWSYTYNRKLAVPDKIIEDGMKLQERIESVPKDWWVEDICELEIDLYKRVMIAVKSKGRMDANVIGEALKTYAVRWLPDSLDALVSDDHTRRNKSLVETIICLLPSDKGVGCSCSFLLKLLKVAILVGADDSQREELVKRISLKLDEASVNDLLIRARSPQTTVYDVELVQSIVNRFVLHEKRCQDLDISEKNEKGTSDFILGHGPLLKVGKLMDGYLAEIAHDPNLTLSSFNDIVRSTPESARPIHDGLYKAIDIYLKAHQNLTKAERKKLCGLMDVKKLTMDASMHAAQNDRLPLRVVVQVLFFEQVRAAAGAQAPNSIPRDTSQAMTNMDEEWEKPAIVRGPESCKSLRRQMNQMKIKDEEFRKNGKLTKKGSKNSRSGVQLLPSRSRRMFDKLWAVGKKHGENRSSETSGSSQSPTSVAPGETKSSGSSSRQRRHSIS; this is translated from the exons atgaagtttatGAAGCTGGGTTCGAAGCCTGATGCCTTTCAAGCTGATGGCAATTCTGTCAG GTATGTTTCATCCGAATTGGCAACTGATGTTATCATAATTGTTGGAGGAGTGAAGTTTTACCTTCACAAG TTCCCTCTCTTGTCCAAGAGCAATCGCCTGCAAAAGTTGGTAGTGAAAGCCAGTGAGGAAAATTCTGATGAAATTCGACTGGTTGATTTTCCTGGTGGGCCGAAAGCCTTTGAAATTTGCGCCAAATTTTGCTATGGGATGACTGTAACACTAAATGCTTACAATGTTGTGGCTGCCCGTTGCGCAGCTGAGTACCTTGAGATGACTGAGGATGTTGATAGAGGCAacctaattttcaaaattgaagtgTTTCTGAACTCCAGTGTCTTCCGAAGCTGGAAAGATTCTATTATTGTTCTTCAAACGACCAAATCTCTGTTACCATGGTCTGAAGATCTAAAGGTGATTGGAAGATGCATAGATTCCATTGCATCTAAAACTTCCGTGGACCCGGCTAACATCAGCTGGTCTTACACTTACAATCGAAAATTAGCAGTGCCAGATAAAATTATTGAGGATGGGATGAAGCTCCAAGAGAGAATCGAGTCTGTTCCAAAGGATTGGTGGGTTGAAGATATCTGTGAGTTGGAGATTGATCTCTATAAACGAGTTATGATTGCTGTGAAATCAAAGGGAAGAATGGATGCAAATGTGATTGGAGAGGCACTAAAGACTTATGCAGTTAGATGGTTGCCTGATTCCCTTGACGCCCTGGTTTCTGATGATCATACCAGGAGGAACAAATCTTTGGTGGAAACAATCATTTGCTTATTGCCATCTGATAAGGGTGTGGGTTGTTCTTGCAGTTTTTTGCTCAAATTATTGAAAGTTGCTATTCTAGTTGGAGCAGATGATTCACAAAGGGAAGAATTGGTAAAAAGGATCAGTCTGAAGTTGGATGAGGCTTCTGTCAATGATCTATTGATCCGAGCTCGATCTCCGCAAACAACTGTTTATGATGTTGAACTGGTGCAGTCCATTGTGAATAGATTTGTGTTGCATGAAAAGCGTTGCCAGGATTTGGATATTTCTGAGAAGAATGAGAAGGGAACCAGTGATTTTATACTGGGCCATGGACCTTTGTTAAAAGTCGGTAAACTGATGGATGGATATCTTGCTGAAATTGCTCATGATCCAAATCTCACCCTCTCCAGTTTCAATGATATTGTACGGTCAACTCCCGAATCAGCAAGACCAATTCATGATGGCTTATACAAGGCTATTGACATCTACCTGAAG GCACACCAGAACTTGACAAAAGCTGAAAGAAAGAAGCTTTGTGGGCTGATGGATGTCAAGAAACTTACAATGGATGCATCCATGCATGCAGCTCAGAACGATCGTCTCCCACTCCGGGTTGTAGTCCAAGTCCTCTTTTTTGAGCAGGTTAGAGCAGCTGCTGGGGCTCAAGCCCCTAACAGTATTCCCCGTGATACCTCACAAGCCATGACCAACATGGATGAAGAATGGGAGAAGCCAGCAATAGTACGAGGTCCAGAGAGTTGCAAATCCCTGAGGAGACAGATGAATCAAATGAAGATAAAAGATGAGGAATTTCGGAAAAACGGGAAATTGACTAAAAAGGGTAGCAAAAACAGCAGAAGTGGTGTGCAGCTGCTGCCTTCTAGATCAAGGAGAATGTTTGACAAGTTATGGGCAGTGGGTAAAAAGCATGGAGAGAACAGAAGCTCTGAGACCTCAGGGAGTTCCCAGAGCCCAACTTCAGTGGCACCTGGGGAGACAAAGTCATCCGGTTCATCTTCAAGACAGAGGAGGCATTCCATCTCTTAG